A window of Ranitomeya variabilis isolate aRanVar5 chromosome 2, aRanVar5.hap1, whole genome shotgun sequence contains these coding sequences:
- the LOC143809483 gene encoding major histocompatibility complex class I-related protein 1-like, with translation MRCLLLEGLLLLVSAHFTSSGDHSHYFFDTATKDLTSNMTSYTMRRTLDDITLLWYSSDDEVVERRVPWYKSPYETLLDASKEFYSTQINMLNILHDYIHYANHMQVFHIVQNLQGCTLYDNGTVRASFSYRYNGKPFMSLNVESARWTAETPEAEMFAQIANSDESVLQRIRFILVNTCIAHITNLLSLGNCTFSRKEAPVVKVTQYPVDNGTLRVHCRAYGHYPKDISIMWYKNGQQISEEMMERTTLPLLDLTYLTSLSFNVTSMADDVYTCRVNHSSMPWDFTQDWRISGDFGDLSSAPSVGSVIAICLAVGLIIVIIVFGSVYFTITERE, from the exons GCGATCACTCTCATTATTTCTTTGACACTGCAACCAAAGATTTGACATCAAATATGACTTCATACACGATGAGACGGACGCTGGACGACATCACTCTTCTGTGGTACAGCAGTGACGATGAAGTGGTGGAGCGTCGCGTTCCATGGTATAAAAGTCCATATGAAACTTTACTGGATGCAAGTAAAGAATTTTATTCAACGCAGATAAATATGCTAAACATCCTACACGATTATATACATTATGCAAATCACATGCAGG TATTCCACATTGTGCAGAACTTACAAGGATGCACGCTGTATGATAATGGCACGGTCCGGGCTTCATTCAGTTATCGTTATAATGGAAAACCATTTATGTCTTTGAATGTGGAGTCAGCGAGGTGGACAGCCGAGACGCCGGAAGCCGAGATGTTTGCACAAATTGCTAATTCTGATGAATCTGTACTACAACGAATCCGATTTATTTTGGTGAATACATGTATCGCGCACATCACCAACCTGCTGTCACTGGGAAACTGCACATTTAGTAGGAAAG AAGCTCCGGTTGTGAAGGTGACCCAGTATCCTGTAGACAATGGCACACTTAGGGTGCACTGCCGGGCGTATGGGCATTATCCCAAAGACATCTCCATAATGTGGTACAAGAATGGACAACAGATATCGGAAGAGATGATGGAAAGGACGACGCTGCCATTACTGGACCTGACGTATCTGACCTCTTTATCGTTCAATGTCACGTCCATGGCTGATGATGTGTACACCTGTAGGGTCAACCACAGTAGTATGCCGTGGGACTTCACCCAGGACTGGA GGATTTCTGGTGATTTTGGAGATCTCAGCAGCGCCCCCTCTGTTGGGTCAGTGATTGCGATCTGCCTGGCTGTCGGCCTCATCATTGTTATCATTGTGTTTGGTTCTGTTTATTTCACAATAACAGAGCGGGAATAA